The following proteins are encoded in a genomic region of Comamonas resistens:
- a CDS encoding thymidylate synthase, whose product MNSTTSALRPVRCQYETFMRHVFEHGASKTDRTGTGTRSVFGYQMRFNLNEGFPLVTTKKVHLKSIILELLWFLRGDSNVKWLQERGCTIWDEWADKETGDLGPVYGVQWRSWPKADGTHIDQIAEVVKQLKSSPDSRRIIVSAWNVAELDQMALMPCHSFFQFYVADGKLSCQLYQRSADIFLGVPFNIASYALLTHMLAQQCDLHVGDFIWTGGDCHIYNNHFEQVQTQLARQPFAYPTLNIKRKPDSIFGYEYEDFEVLDYQHHAGIKATVAV is encoded by the coding sequence ATGAACTCCACCACTTCCGCCCTGCGCCCCGTGCGTTGCCAGTACGAAACCTTTATGCGCCATGTATTCGAGCATGGCGCATCCAAGACCGATCGCACAGGCACAGGTACGCGCAGCGTGTTCGGCTATCAGATGCGCTTCAACCTCAACGAAGGCTTTCCCCTGGTTACCACCAAAAAAGTGCATCTGAAGTCCATCATTCTTGAATTGCTGTGGTTTCTGCGTGGCGACAGCAATGTCAAATGGTTGCAGGAACGCGGCTGCACCATCTGGGACGAGTGGGCCGACAAGGAAACCGGCGATCTGGGCCCCGTGTACGGCGTGCAGTGGCGCAGCTGGCCCAAGGCCGACGGCACGCACATCGACCAGATTGCCGAGGTCGTCAAACAGCTCAAGAGCAGCCCCGACAGCCGCCGCATCATCGTCAGCGCCTGGAACGTGGCCGAGCTGGACCAGATGGCTCTGATGCCCTGCCACTCCTTCTTCCAGTTCTATGTGGCCGACGGCAAGCTCAGCTGCCAGCTCTACCAGCGCAGTGCAGACATTTTCCTGGGCGTGCCCTTCAACATCGCCAGCTATGCGCTGCTGACCCATATGCTGGCCCAGCAATGCGACCTTCACGTTGGTGACTTCATCTGGACCGGCGGCGACTGCCACATCTACAACAACCACTTCGAGCAAGTGCAGACCCAGCTGGCACGCCAGCCCTTCGCCTATCCGACGCTGAATATCAAACGCAAGCCCGACTCCATCTTCGGCTACGAATACGAAGACTTCGAAGTGCTGGACTATCAGCACCATGCGGGCATCAAGGCAACTGTGGCGGTTTAA
- a CDS encoding dihydrofolate reductase, giving the protein MAIQLIYARAANGVIGKDNTMPWHLPEDMAHFKELTHGCAVIMGRKTWDSLPPRFRPLPGRTNIVVTRQDGWQPEPASDQVVRATSLEAALELGQKLSQDVWVIGGAQIYAQALPLADAVEVTEIGCDYEGDAFAPELGADWKAVRRSEHVSAKGLPYSFTRFEHA; this is encoded by the coding sequence ATGGCCATACAACTCATCTATGCCCGAGCCGCCAACGGAGTCATTGGCAAGGACAACACCATGCCCTGGCATCTGCCGGAAGACATGGCCCACTTCAAGGAACTGACCCATGGCTGCGCCGTCATCATGGGCCGCAAGACCTGGGACTCGCTGCCGCCACGCTTTCGCCCTCTGCCCGGCCGTACCAATATCGTCGTCACGCGCCAGGATGGCTGGCAACCCGAGCCTGCCTCCGACCAGGTCGTGCGCGCAACCAGTCTGGAGGCTGCACTGGAGCTAGGACAAAAGCTATCGCAGGATGTCTGGGTCATCGGTGGAGCACAGATCTATGCCCAGGCACTGCCACTGGCCGACGCCGTCGAAGTGACCGAAATCGGCTGCGACTATGAAGGCGATGCCTTTGCCCCCGAACTGGGCGCCGACTGGAAGGCTGTGCGCCGCAGCGAACATGTCTCGGCCAAGGGCCTGCCCTACAGCTTTACGCGCTTTGAGCATGCTTGA
- a CDS encoding metallophosphoesterase translates to MSLVQPLPSGALDIVGDIHGEYDALVQLLAHLGYDHEGQHPEGRHLVFVGDFCDRGPDSPSVLGLVGRMLASGNAHAVLGNHEINLLREDAKDGSGWFFDSRAEADQPKYAPFARMPEAEIPDMLQTLNRLPVALEREDLRVVHAAWLPIQIAMARELPAGSARRSYDHFEQIAAERAIINRVAQRMREEDRNWPHSLEDLRYEPPFLPAHSERELAKAMVNPLKVLTTGVERECRRPFYAGGKWRFVERVAWWNEYTEAPAVIVGHYWRRLRPSDAPAHGSQFENLFGSTPPLSWHGQRNNVFCVDFSVGARWLNRLRGEDPSERSKLAAMRWPERVLVFDDGTQAMSERFGDDSYG, encoded by the coding sequence ATGAGCCTAGTCCAGCCTCTACCCTCCGGCGCCCTCGACATCGTGGGAGACATCCACGGCGAATACGATGCGCTGGTTCAGTTGCTGGCCCATCTGGGCTATGACCACGAAGGCCAACACCCCGAAGGACGGCATCTGGTCTTCGTGGGTGATTTCTGCGACCGCGGGCCGGACAGCCCCTCCGTGCTGGGCCTGGTCGGTCGCATGCTGGCCTCCGGCAACGCACATGCCGTATTGGGCAACCACGAAATCAACCTGCTGCGCGAAGATGCCAAGGATGGCTCCGGCTGGTTTTTCGACAGCCGTGCAGAGGCAGACCAACCCAAATACGCGCCCTTTGCCCGCATGCCCGAGGCCGAAATTCCGGACATGCTGCAAACCCTCAACCGGCTGCCCGTGGCTCTGGAGCGCGAAGACCTGCGCGTGGTTCACGCGGCCTGGCTGCCCATCCAGATAGCCATGGCGCGTGAGCTGCCAGCCGGCAGCGCCCGCCGCTCCTACGACCATTTCGAGCAGATTGCCGCCGAGCGAGCAATCATCAACCGTGTCGCCCAGCGCATGCGCGAGGAGGATCGCAACTGGCCCCATAGCCTGGAAGACCTTCGCTACGAGCCTCCCTTTCTGCCCGCCCACAGCGAACGCGAACTGGCCAAAGCCATGGTCAACCCACTGAAAGTGCTCACCACCGGCGTGGAGCGCGAATGTCGCCGCCCCTTCTACGCCGGCGGGAAATGGCGCTTTGTGGAACGCGTGGCCTGGTGGAATGAATACACCGAAGCACCCGCAGTCATCGTCGGCCATTACTGGCGCCGCCTGCGCCCCAGCGATGCACCTGCGCATGGTTCGCAATTTGAGAACCTGTTCGGCAGCACCCCACCCCTGTCGTGGCACGGTCAGCGCAACAATGTGTTTTGCGTGGACTTCTCCGTCGGTGCCCGCTGGCTCAACCGCCTGCGCGGCGAGGATCCCAGCGAACGCAGCAAGCTGGCAGCCATGCGCTGGCCCGAACGAGTGCTGGTGTTCGATGATGGCACCCAGGCCATGTCAGAGAGGTTTGGGGACGATTCATACGGCTGA
- the cas6f gene encoding type I-F CRISPR-associated endoribonuclease Cas6/Csy4, producing the protein MTTHYIDITLLPDPEFSHAHLLGALMAKLHRALVQLKASDIGVSFPQHVNTPLSRRTLGAVLRLHGVSGALDELMGQEWLKGMRDHVQVSTLGSVPIDAKHRLVQRRQFKTSADRLRRRRMTRKGETAEQAAAAIPDTVERKPNLPFAQLRSSSTGQPFCLFVDHGALQIEGTDGSFNTYGLSLGGSIPWF; encoded by the coding sequence ATGACCACGCATTACATCGATATCACGCTGCTGCCCGATCCGGAGTTCAGCCATGCCCATTTGCTGGGCGCGCTGATGGCCAAGTTGCACCGTGCATTGGTGCAACTCAAGGCCAGCGACATTGGCGTGAGCTTTCCGCAGCATGTGAATACGCCGCTTTCCAGGCGAACATTGGGCGCAGTGCTGCGATTGCACGGTGTCTCAGGCGCGCTGGACGAGTTGATGGGGCAGGAATGGCTCAAAGGCATGCGTGATCATGTGCAGGTTTCGACGCTCGGTTCGGTTCCTATCGACGCCAAGCATCGCTTGGTGCAGCGCCGCCAGTTCAAAACCAGCGCCGACCGCCTGCGCCGCCGTCGCATGACCCGCAAGGGCGAAACTGCGGAGCAAGCCGCTGCGGCCATTCCAGACACGGTGGAGCGCAAGCCTAATCTGCCTTTTGCGCAACTGCGCAGCAGCAGTACAGGCCAACCGTTCTGCCTATTTGTGGACCATGGTGCGCTGCAGATTGAAGGTACAGATGGCAGTTTCAATACCTATGGTTTGAGCCTGGGGGGCTCCATTCCGTGGTTTTGA
- the csy3 gene encoding type I-F CRISPR-associated protein Csy3, whose amino-acid sequence MSNTLKTASVLAFERKLDPSDAIFRAGDWGDRAAAASWPTVSIREKSVRGTISNRLKAKDQDPAKLDAAIENPNLQTVDVAALPADADTLKVQFTLRVLAGAGMPSACNSAEYQAKLLQTVQGYVQKYGFSELGNRYAANLASGRFLWRNRQGAEEVLVEVAVLKDGKADQSWSFKALEHSMRALDAIDSKVQELGAVIAEGLAGKRHVLLQITAFVRVGAGQEVFPSQELILDKGASKKSKTLYEVDQVAAMHSQKIGNAIRTIDTWYEGAGELGPIAVEPYGSVTTQGKAYRQPKQKLDFYTLLDNWLLKDQVPAVEQQHFVMAVLIRGGVFGDAS is encoded by the coding sequence ATGTCGAATACTCTGAAAACCGCATCTGTCCTGGCTTTTGAGCGCAAGCTGGACCCTTCTGACGCTATCTTCCGCGCTGGCGATTGGGGTGACCGCGCTGCCGCCGCAAGTTGGCCCACCGTTTCCATCCGCGAAAAATCGGTACGCGGCACCATCAGCAACCGCTTGAAGGCCAAGGACCAGGACCCCGCCAAGCTGGATGCCGCGATTGAGAATCCCAACCTTCAAACCGTGGATGTGGCCGCTCTGCCTGCTGATGCAGACACGCTGAAAGTTCAGTTCACCTTGCGTGTGCTGGCTGGCGCTGGTATGCCGTCTGCCTGCAACAGCGCTGAATACCAGGCCAAGTTGCTGCAAACCGTGCAAGGCTATGTGCAGAAGTATGGCTTTTCAGAACTGGGCAACCGCTATGCCGCCAATCTGGCCAGCGGCCGCTTTCTGTGGCGCAACCGCCAGGGCGCAGAAGAGGTGCTGGTTGAAGTGGCCGTGCTGAAAGACGGCAAGGCCGATCAATCTTGGTCTTTTAAGGCTCTGGAGCACAGCATGCGAGCGCTGGATGCTATCGATTCTAAAGTACAAGAGTTGGGCGCCGTGATTGCCGAAGGCTTGGCGGGCAAGCGCCATGTGCTGCTGCAAATCACTGCTTTTGTGCGTGTGGGTGCTGGGCAGGAGGTATTCCCCTCGCAGGAGCTGATTCTGGACAAGGGCGCCAGCAAAAAGAGCAAGACCCTGTATGAGGTGGATCAAGTGGCTGCCATGCATTCGCAAAAAATCGGCAATGCCATCCGCACCATCGATACCTGGTATGAAGGCGCGGGTGAGTTGGGACCAATCGCCGTCGAGCCCTACGGCTCGGTCACCACGCAAGGCAAGGCCTACCGCCAGCCCAAGCAAAAGCTGGACTTCTATACCTTGCTGGATAACTGGCTGCTCAAAGACCAGGTGCCTGCCGTGGAACAGCAGCACTTTGTGATGGCGGTGCTGATCCGTGGCGGCGTGTTTGGCGATGCGAGCTAA
- the csy2 gene encoding type I-F CRISPR-associated protein Csy2 — MSKLQPQAILVLPHLRVQNANAISSPLTHGFPSITAFTGLMWALQRKLAQAQIPLQLLSVGVVCHHHQEQVTQGYVRTFNLTRNPVDKDGSTAAIVEEGRMHLQVSLIFAVAEKLPSGAASVVVQGGEDRMADWAAQVGEIAAQMRVAGGSLLPSRPVPGKKVRPWMALLPEDPDQRVQAFRQWRRQWLPGFALVGRDDLLADRLAHLRKKDGQASLLDAWLHASRFNHEALPDPDGKPALDGKVRWGDPLRAKGSGWTVPIPVGYAALSVSHDAGTVANARDMATPLRFVESIYSLGEWISPHRLNDLQQLLWRAEVDETKGLYRCRNDYQPKSALADGEGQDDGWDEEDDDYVDD; from the coding sequence ATGAGCAAGCTTCAACCCCAAGCTATTTTGGTATTACCGCATTTGCGCGTGCAAAACGCCAATGCAATCTCTAGCCCGCTCACGCATGGTTTCCCATCCATCACTGCCTTCACAGGGCTGATGTGGGCGCTGCAGCGCAAGCTGGCGCAAGCACAGATTCCGCTGCAGCTGCTGAGCGTCGGCGTGGTATGCCATCACCACCAGGAGCAGGTCACTCAGGGCTATGTGCGCACCTTTAACCTGACGCGCAACCCCGTGGACAAGGACGGCAGCACCGCCGCGATTGTGGAAGAGGGGCGCATGCATTTGCAGGTGTCGCTGATCTTTGCGGTGGCAGAAAAATTACCTTCTGGTGCGGCCAGTGTGGTGGTGCAAGGTGGTGAAGACCGCATGGCCGATTGGGCCGCGCAGGTGGGCGAGATTGCGGCCCAAATGCGTGTGGCCGGCGGTAGCTTGCTGCCGTCTCGCCCAGTCCCCGGCAAAAAAGTGCGGCCTTGGATGGCCTTGCTGCCAGAAGACCCCGATCAGCGCGTTCAGGCCTTTCGTCAATGGCGTCGTCAATGGCTGCCGGGCTTTGCCTTGGTGGGGCGCGACGATTTGCTGGCGGATCGTCTGGCGCATCTGCGCAAAAAAGATGGGCAAGCCAGCTTGCTGGATGCATGGCTGCACGCCTCGCGCTTTAACCACGAGGCGTTGCCAGACCCTGATGGCAAACCAGCTCTGGATGGCAAGGTGCGCTGGGGCGACCCGCTGCGAGCCAAAGGCAGTGGCTGGACGGTGCCGATTCCCGTGGGCTATGCGGCGCTATCCGTCAGCCATGACGCAGGCACGGTGGCCAATGCGCGGGACATGGCGACGCCGCTGCGCTTTGTGGAGTCGATCTATTCGCTGGGCGAGTGGATTAGCCCGCACCGCTTGAACGACCTGCAGCAGCTGTTGTGGCGCGCTGAAGTGGATGAAACCAAGGGCCTGTACCGTTGCCGCAATGATTACCAACCGAAGTCAGCGCTGGCGGACGGTGAAGGCCAGGACGATGGATGGGACGAGGAGGATGACGACTATGTCGATGACTAG
- the csy1 gene encoding type I-F CRISPR-associated protein Csy1, protein MQERLQTKLDKLKPDDPQRDEVIASFVRDVWLEDAARRVQQIQAVTHSLKPIHPDARGTNLYVEPAQLPALAELGSHALGADFAGDVVGNAAALDVYKFLKLQVAGQSLLAALLAEDAAALQALHDDPAQAKALRDAFVSLTAARTGGPSSHGRAKQLYWLTGDDAADDAQYELFAPLYATSLAHAVHGEIQEHRFGDANKAARIARRERKPHGGVFHDYPGLAAQKMGGTKPQNISQLNSERGGVNYLLASLPPAWTPSAVRMPVHAVSVFDRLFIARPEVRRTLRALRKFLASEPEPNLATRQRREAFTDALLDELVAFAGELQQLAQAGWSKDDERFKDLDYMEQLWLDPLRAELKEEVQFAHDWMYMDWPAEIGKSFARWLNKQLKNQLPVGDVEARQWRKELLTDEDGFKQQLRELRDKLDAPHYIPIRKTHAELVAERGESA, encoded by the coding sequence TTGCAAGAACGATTGCAAACCAAGCTCGATAAGCTCAAACCTGACGATCCCCAACGAGATGAAGTCATCGCTTCTTTTGTGCGAGATGTCTGGCTCGAAGATGCAGCCAGGCGCGTGCAGCAAATCCAGGCTGTCACCCATTCGCTCAAGCCCATTCACCCTGATGCGCGTGGCACCAATTTGTATGTAGAGCCTGCGCAATTGCCTGCCTTGGCAGAGCTGGGCAGCCATGCACTGGGCGCTGACTTTGCGGGCGATGTGGTGGGCAATGCCGCAGCGCTGGATGTTTACAAGTTCCTCAAGTTGCAAGTAGCAGGGCAGAGCCTGCTGGCTGCTTTGTTGGCGGAAGATGCCGCTGCATTGCAAGCCTTGCACGATGACCCGGCACAGGCCAAAGCGCTGCGTGATGCCTTTGTGTCATTGACGGCAGCGCGTACGGGTGGTCCCAGCAGCCACGGCCGCGCCAAGCAGCTGTACTGGTTGACGGGGGATGACGCGGCCGACGATGCGCAGTACGAGCTATTTGCGCCGCTGTACGCCACATCGCTGGCCCATGCAGTGCATGGCGAGATTCAAGAGCACCGCTTTGGCGATGCCAACAAAGCCGCCCGCATTGCGCGCCGTGAACGCAAACCACATGGCGGTGTGTTTCATGACTACCCCGGTCTGGCTGCGCAAAAAATGGGTGGCACAAAGCCACAGAATATCTCGCAGCTCAATAGTGAGCGTGGCGGGGTGAACTATCTGCTGGCTTCACTGCCTCCGGCGTGGACGCCCAGTGCTGTGCGCATGCCTGTGCATGCGGTCTCTGTGTTTGATCGTCTGTTTATCGCGCGGCCAGAGGTGCGTCGCACGCTACGTGCTTTGCGCAAATTTCTGGCATCAGAGCCCGAGCCTAATTTGGCAACACGCCAGCGCCGTGAAGCTTTTACCGATGCACTGCTGGATGAGCTGGTGGCATTTGCAGGTGAGTTGCAGCAACTGGCACAAGCCGGCTGGAGCAAGGACGATGAACGCTTCAAAGACTTGGACTATATGGAGCAGCTTTGGCTGGACCCTTTGCGTGCCGAGTTGAAAGAAGAAGTGCAGTTTGCCCATGACTGGATGTATATGGATTGGCCTGCGGAAATCGGAAAATCCTTTGCGCGCTGGCTCAACAAGCAACTCAAGAACCAGCTCCCCGTCGGCGATGTGGAAGCACGCCAATGGCGCAAAGAGCTGCTGACCGATGAAGATGGTTTCAAGCAGCAATTGCGAGAGCTGCGCGACAAGCTGGATGCGCCGCACTACATCCCCATCCGCAAAACACATGCGGAGTTGGTGGCAGAACGGGGAGAGTCTGCATGA